CCGGCCGGTGCGTCGAACTTCACGTCGACCGTCATGCGCTGGATGTCGACCGGGTGTTCCCGTGGTTCCGATCCGGGCTGGACGAGATGGGTGGTGGTATGGATGAAGGGCGATTGTGCCAGGACGTGAAGACCGCCGTAGACGAGGACGAGGAGCACGAGAAGCGTACGATACATACCGTTCCACAGGTGATGGGGCACGATGAGGACATGAACGGCAAAGATAGAAACATCGAAGGCTGGCCTGACATCGTATATTCGGCGATGCTCGTCTCACTGATCATGGTCATGGTCGGCGGTGCCGTAGGAAGCGCCCTGCGCTTCCTCGTCGGACTCATGATACCGACGTCTCCCGGTCACGTTCCCGTGGCCACGCTGATCATCAATCTCGCGGGGAGTGCCGTTCTCGGCGCCATCTCCATGCTGTCCGCCCGCTACGATCTCGTCTCGAAGGATATGGCCCTTCTGCTCGGCACCGGCCTGTGCGGAGGCTTCACCACCTTCTCCACGTTCTCCGTCGAACTGATGATGCTCGTCGACGTCGACCGATACGTCGTCGCAGCCCTCTATCTTGTCGCGAGTACCGTCGGCGGCATCACGGCCGCCTTCGCCGGGGCTGCCATAGCCCGTATGGCTGCTTCCTGAGCAGTAACGCATTTCCTAACCATCGTTATGAATGGGGATACCATGGACTTCGTGAAGATCTGGGAACAGGTTCAGCCTATCATCATCCAGTATTCTCTTCGTGTGATCGGCGCCATCGTCGTATGGGTCGTGGGCCGATGGGTCATCTCCCTCATCGTCAGACTGCTGCGACGCGCTCTGATGGCACGCGAGGTGGACCCGACGTTGCAGAAGTATCTCGGCTCCATCGTCAGCGTCGGCCTCAACGTCCTTCTGGCCATCGCCATCCTCGCCCAGTTCGGTATCGAGACCACGTCCTTCGCGGCACTGATCGCAGCCGCGGGCCTGGCCATCGGTACGGCATGGGGCGGACTGCTCGCCAACTTCGCCGCAGGAGCCTTCCTCCTCGTCCTTCGCCCGTTCCGCGTCGGCGACGTCATCGGTGCGGCAGGCACGGTCGGCGTAGTGGAAGAGATCGGACTGTTCGCCACGACGCTCATGACGCCCGACGGCATACGGACCTTCATCGGAAACAACAAGCTGTTCGGCGACAACATCCAGAACTATACGGATACACCATATCGCCGT
The Candidatus Kapaibacterium thiocyanatum genome window above contains:
- a CDS encoding mechanosensitive ion channel protein MscS — its product is MDFVKIWEQVQPIIIQYSLRVIGAIVVWVVGRWVISLIVRLLRRALMAREVDPTLQKYLGSIVSVGLNVLLAIAILAQFGIETTSFAALIAAAGLAIGTAWGGLLANFAAGAFLLVLRPFRVGDVIGAAGTVGVVEEIGLFATTLMTPDGIRTFIGNNKLFGDNIQNYTDTPYRRMERTMQLANGVDVDDAIERLGKAVAAIPGVLAQPAPLIGVSDYTLSGPVLSIRPYCKPADALAVQASINEVVRRVSKEAGYPAPEVAYVVRQA